The DNA sequence AAAAAAGCGCCGACGATTCGCCGGCGCAAGAGCCCTGGAGTTGAACGACTACCAAGGAAAGAGTGCTGACCTGCTACGTATGCAAAGCCCGGTCGGCCATGTGCGGCTATAGCCTTTCCTGCCTTCAACAATTGAATGCTCCGACCACGTGTCCGCGCCGTCATAACCGCAACATCAACGCTACCGGCAGACCCGCCGTATCGCTTTCGGGATTACTGGACTGCGACGGAGCCATGACGGTTCGAACTGGCCAGTTCCTTGCCTGCATCATTCGTCACGGAATCGTGCTTGGCAGCGGCGAGCGAATCTTGCGCCGAAGCCTTGCTTTCCGCCGCAAGTGTCTGGGCGCTCTGACCGCGCTGCGATGCAGGTGCACCGTCCACCGGGCTGTAATGAGGCGCCGGGCCATAGCCGCTGGCGAACGCCTGGCTCGAAATTGCTGCGAGGCCTACGAGAACAACAGAGGCGAGGGACTTGACTGCTTTCATGATAGCTCCGTAACGATTGTCGACTGAGTATGGTGAAGCTCGCTACAAGTTCGTGAGTGCGTCGCAACTTGTGAGACGGAGTCTATGCAGAAGCAACAAAAAGATAAATTGTTAGAATTGAAATCACTTTTGTGCACGGGCAAATAATCAAAATCCCGTTCCAAGAGCAGAATCTCATGGAAGCAGCCGGCGACGACACATAGCGTCATCGGGCTTTGGAGAGGGGCAAGCAAGCGTGCCCTGATCGCATGGCTTCGTTCGCTTGTCTAATCGAACCGTTTCCTGGCTGCGCCGTGCTTGCATCCCGAATCTGTAATTGCCATCATTCCGATATGAGCTCATCCAACGTTCAGTTCTCTGTCGCAGCGCATATCCTTGCCGTCATCGGATGCCATCGTGGGGGCGAGGTGAAGTCCGCGTTGCTTGCGAGCAGTGTGAATGCCCAACCCGCCTTCGTCCGACGCGCATTGGCCAAGCTGTCCAAGGCCGGCCTCGTCATTGCCACGCGGGGCAGAAACGGATCATCCGTGCTTTCGCGGGATCCGCGCGAGATTTCACTTCTCGACATTTATCTGGCCAGTGAGGCTCCCTCGACCTTCTTTGTCCACGAGTATCCGATCGACAATGATTGCCCTGTAAGCCGAAATTTCAAGGACTCGATGTCGATGATTCGCGACAAGTCGCAGTCAGCTTTCGAAGCAAGCCTTGCCCGGCAAACACTTGCCGATCTGATCGAAAACATCGAGAGCGTCCAGAGCGACACCGGCAGGCCGCGTCGCAGGAAGGCCCGGCAAGGCGCGGAAGCTGCAACGGCCTCGCACGGCCGGTCATAGCGCATGACGGCGCCGACGCAGCCGGCCATTCGCTGCCAACGGCGCGGTCGATCAGCGACCCATTCACGTCGCTTCGATGACGGCGAATCCGCTTTAGTCCAGCCTCGACAAGGCTCCGCTGCCTCCCGCCTCGAATTCCTGCGTTCGCGCGCCGGTAGGATCGCGCGGGTCTGTGGATTTCTTGCAAGATAATTGTTATAATCCAGATCACAATTTGTCCGTTGTGAGCATGCGACCGTATTCCGGCATCGCCAACATCCGACGCTTTGACGGACGCCGGCCTATTGGAGAAACAGGTATGGATCGTCTGCAGGCAATGGAAGTGTTCACGAAGGTGGTCGAACTCAACAGTTTCTCCAGGGCGGCCGAAGCGCTCGGTCTGCCCCCGGCGTCGGCGACAACCATCATACAAAAACTCGAATCGCGGCTGAACGTGAGATTGATGAATCGCACGACGCGCAAATTGAAGCTGACACCCGAAGGAGCGGAATACTACGAGACGTGCGTTCGCGTGCTTGCTGCTATCGAGGAAGGCGAGCATGCGGTGGTCGGCTCGGGCAAGGGGCCTCGCGGGAAGCTGAGAATCGACATGCCAGGATCGCTCGGCAAGATAATCGTCGTTCCGCAGATAGCCAGTTTTCGTGCGATGTATCCGGATATCGATCTGATGATCGGTTTCAGTGACAGGGATGTCGATCTCGTCGAGGATAGTGTCGATTGCGCGATCAGGGTCGGCCCGCTTCAGGATTCAAGCCTGGTCGCAAGAAAGCTGGGTTCCACGGACATCATCACTGCCGCCAGCCCGGCCTATCTGGAGCGTCATGGCGTGCCGAGATCGCTCGCAGACCTGGACGGCCACACGACCGTGCATTATTTCTCCAGCCGCTCGGGGCGAACGCTGGATCTGACCTTCGTCGGCGCGGACGGAACGAGCGAGATCAAGATGCGCGGCAGTCTTGCATTCAACGACGCCGAGGCGCACGTGTTGGCCGGCGTGGACGGAGCGGGAATCATCCAGGCTCCCAGGCATATTGCTCATGCGCATCTGGCGTCGGGAGCGCTCGTGGAAGTGCTGCCACAACTGAGGCCGCGTGCGAAAAGCATCTCAGCGGTATTTCCGCAAAGCAGGCATGTCGCACCCAAGGTGCGCGTCTTCGTCGATTGGGTGGCAGGGCTTTTCAGCGAATGTCCGATGCTCGGTGGTGGAGTCGTGGCGGAACGCGCGGCCGCTAACCATCCGATGACGGCCTCTTTGCCTGTTGCACGACGGGTGGCGACAGACGAACGAGCCATCGAGCTGGCTGCCTGACATCATCTTCTCGCCCTGCTTCTGATTCGACGGCCGGTACGGGATTGCGCCTCAGTGATCGTGTCGTTGACAGCGGGCGAGCCATACCGTGCATCGTTTCGCATTTTCGAAGTAAGATACGTCAAGATAGTGATCGACCGCCAGATTTTCCGTGTCGGTCGCGAGCCGGCCGGTTCGGTTATGTTCCGGCGTTCCGGGTCCATCCCGGCAGCACAGGCCTGAGCCGAACGAAGCCACCGGGAGCTCGATGATCATCGCGGTGACGAGATCATGAATAAATCGGACCGTTCAATGCGAACGCACTCGCGCTTGTTCATCAACGGCGAGTGGGTACAGGCAACGGGCGATCGCTATACGGACTTGTTCGATCCAAGCTCGGGAGCCGTCAGCGGCAGGCTCATCCATGCCAGCAAGGCTGATCTCGTGGCCGCCGTGGAGACGAGCCGAGCGGGATACTCTGCATGGCGTAATCGTTCAGGCGTCGGCCGATGCAAGCACATGCGAGAAGCAGCGAATCTCCTGCGAGAGCGCTCGCTCGAAATTGCCAGCCTGTTGACGCGAGAGCAAGGAAAGCCCCGTAGGGAATCGGGCATCGAGGTCGCTGTGTCGGCGGATCTGCTCGACTGGTTTGCGGAAGAGGGACAGCGTGCATACGGACGATTGATACCGGCGCGGAGTCCGGGAATTACGCAGTCTGTGCTGCGCGAACCGGTCGGCCCCGTCGCCGCATTCTCTCCGTGGAATTTTCCGATCTCGCAAACCCTGCGCAAGATAGCGCCGGCGCTGGCCGCCGGCTGTTCGGTCGTGGTGAATCCGCCAGAAGAAACGCCAGCGGCGACCTCGGTGCTGGCCGAGATCTTTCGCGACGCCAGCTTTCCACCCGGCGTGGTGAATATCGTGTACGGGCCGCTGTCTGAAGTATCGGAGTACCTGATTTCGCACACGGCGATCCGGCAAGTGACCTTCACCGGGCCCGCGCGCGAAGGCAAGCCCATTGCCGCCCTGGCTGGCATGCACATGAAACGATGCATGCTGGAACTTGGCGGGCACGCGCCAACCCTGATCTTCGATGACGCTGATATGGAAATGGCGGCGAGGCTGTTGACCTTTGCCAAATTCAGGCATTCCGGTCAGGTGTGTACATCGCCGACCCGTTTCCTGGTTCAAGCAGGTGTCTACGAAGCGTTCAAAAGTCGATTCGTCAACGCGGCGAAACAGATCCGGGTGGGTAACGGGAAGGACGCGGACGTGACGATGGGGCCGATGCTGAGCGCTCGACGTCTCCAGGAAGTGGAGGATCTGATCCGCGACGCAACGGAAAAGGGTGCGCGGATTGAAACTGGCGGGGAACGGCTGGGAAAGGTTGGCAACTTTCTGGCGCCAACGATTCTCTCCGGTGTCACGCCGGAGATGCGCATCATGAACGAAGAACTGTACGGACCCGTTGCGCTTCTCATGGCCTTCGACAGCACGGAAGATGCGATCCGGGAAGCCAACAGGTTGTCGTTTGGTCTGGCCTCCTATGCCTTCACGCGCTCGGCCATCACCGCGCAGCGGCTCACCTCGGAACTCGAGGTCGGGATGTTGTCGATCAATCACTTGGGCTTCGCTCTACCGGAAACCCCATTCTCCGGCGTGAAAGACAGCGGTTACGGATCAGATGGAGGCGCAGAGGCA is a window from the Caballeronia insecticola genome containing:
- a CDS encoding Rrf2 family transcriptional regulator, with protein sequence MSSSNVQFSVAAHILAVIGCHRGGEVKSALLASSVNAQPAFVRRALAKLSKAGLVIATRGRNGSSVLSRDPREISLLDIYLASEAPSTFFVHEYPIDNDCPVSRNFKDSMSMIRDKSQSAFEASLARQTLADLIENIESVQSDTGRPRRRKARQGAEAATASHGRS
- a CDS encoding LysR family transcriptional regulator, translating into MDRLQAMEVFTKVVELNSFSRAAEALGLPPASATTIIQKLESRLNVRLMNRTTRKLKLTPEGAEYYETCVRVLAAIEEGEHAVVGSGKGPRGKLRIDMPGSLGKIIVVPQIASFRAMYPDIDLMIGFSDRDVDLVEDSVDCAIRVGPLQDSSLVARKLGSTDIITAASPAYLERHGVPRSLADLDGHTTVHYFSSRSGRTLDLTFVGADGTSEIKMRGSLAFNDAEAHVLAGVDGAGIIQAPRHIAHAHLASGALVEVLPQLRPRAKSISAVFPQSRHVAPKVRVFVDWVAGLFSECPMLGGGVVAERAAANHPMTASLPVARRVATDERAIELAA
- a CDS encoding NAD-dependent succinate-semialdehyde dehydrogenase, with the translated sequence MNKSDRSMRTHSRLFINGEWVQATGDRYTDLFDPSSGAVSGRLIHASKADLVAAVETSRAGYSAWRNRSGVGRCKHMREAANLLRERSLEIASLLTREQGKPRRESGIEVAVSADLLDWFAEEGQRAYGRLIPARSPGITQSVLREPVGPVAAFSPWNFPISQTLRKIAPALAAGCSVVVNPPEETPAATSVLAEIFRDASFPPGVVNIVYGPLSEVSEYLISHTAIRQVTFTGPAREGKPIAALAGMHMKRCMLELGGHAPTLIFDDADMEMAARLLTFAKFRHSGQVCTSPTRFLVQAGVYEAFKSRFVNAAKQIRVGNGKDADVTMGPMLSARRLQEVEDLIRDATEKGARIETGGERLGKVGNFLAPTILSGVTPEMRIMNEELYGPVALLMAFDSTEDAIREANRLSFGLASYAFTRSAITAQRLTSELEVGMLSINHLGFALPETPFSGVKDSGYGSDGGAEAVDSFLTTKFVTHANA